A single window of Agromyces aureus DNA harbors:
- a CDS encoding DMT family transporter: protein MSAGVLLAVLGAALLHGTWNAIAKAIPARLVSSALIGTVYLVVGAIGCLVLPFPPREVWPYLLVSAAVQTLYLVLLTAAYAKSEFGRTYPLTRGIAVLGITLIATVFLGERMTPAQLAGVAVVAIALFALSWSPKGRGGPAGTLMAVAVGVTITAYSVLDGIGVRLSGEPFGYASWLFLMQGVTIPLVCLVLSRDRAELLRGMRRHAPMGVLGGILSLAAYTIVVWAQSLAPLAVVSALRETGVLAAGLIGYFVFREPFSRWRLTATVCAVSGIVAIRLGG, encoded by the coding sequence GTGAGCGCAGGCGTCCTCCTCGCCGTGCTGGGCGCCGCGCTGCTGCACGGCACCTGGAACGCGATCGCGAAGGCGATCCCCGCGCGGCTCGTCTCGTCTGCGCTGATCGGAACGGTCTACCTCGTGGTGGGAGCGATCGGATGCCTCGTGCTCCCGTTCCCCCCGCGGGAGGTCTGGCCCTACCTGCTGGTCTCGGCCGCCGTGCAGACGCTGTACCTCGTGCTGCTGACGGCGGCGTACGCGAAGTCGGAGTTCGGCCGCACCTATCCGCTGACCCGGGGCATCGCGGTGCTCGGCATCACGCTGATCGCGACGGTGTTCCTCGGCGAGCGGATGACCCCGGCCCAGCTCGCCGGGGTCGCCGTCGTCGCGATCGCCCTGTTCGCGCTGTCGTGGTCGCCGAAGGGGCGCGGGGGCCCGGCCGGAACGCTGATGGCGGTCGCGGTCGGCGTCACGATCACCGCCTACTCGGTGCTCGACGGCATCGGCGTGCGGCTCTCGGGCGAGCCGTTCGGATACGCGTCGTGGCTGTTCCTCATGCAGGGCGTCACGATCCCGCTCGTCTGCCTCGTGCTCTCGCGCGACCGGGCCGAGCTGCTCCGCGGCATGCGGCGGCATGCGCCGATGGGCGTGCTCGGCGGCATCCTCTCGCTCGCCGCCTACACGATCGTCGTCTGGGCCCAGTCGCTGGCTCCGCTCGCGGTGGTCTCCGCCCTGCGCGAGACGGGGGTGCTCGCCGCCGGGCTGATCGGCTACTTCGTGTTCCGCGAGCCGTTCAGCCGGTGGCGGCTCACGGCCACCGTCTGCGCGGTCTCGGGCATCGTCGC
- a CDS encoding alpha-galactosidase produces MTLIEDFGLVMRAGGVALVLDLGENGLPAVVHWGADSGALDPSAYRALLETGVLPVGASEVDVPVRISILPEHARGWMGRPGVSGSRAGAAWSPLWRVTGVTLDGVPLAGASARTVVDHGSGTLVVTAADADARLSLTLTVELSEAGIVRTRADLQNLGAEAYQLNDLMLCLPTPAIASEVLDFAGRWAGERAPQRRTLTVGAHRREGRRGRTGLDAATILSVGTPGFGFAHGEVWGVHTAWSGNHVHQVERVLSGEQLLGGGELLLPGEVRLAQGEHYESPWVYGIYGAGLDDAARRMHRHLRARTQHPRSPRPVTLNVWEAVYFDHDEDTLVDLAERAAAIGIERFVLDDGWFGARRSDRAGLGDWTVSADVWPNGLHPLVDRVRDLGMRFGLWFEPEMVNPDSDLARSHPEWIMSTGGRLPVESRNQQVLNLGIPEAYAHVRDAMCAILAEYDIAYIKWDHNRDLVDAGTAPFGRAGVHEQTLAFYRLVDEIKSRYPGLEIESCSSGGGRVDLGVLERTDRIWVSDNNDPVDRQQTNRWTTQLVPPELMGAHIASGASHTTNRLHALSFRAITALFGHLGVEWDLRQASAAELAELEAWIRFHKEHRELLHSGELVRLDHPDASLAVNGVVAADGSAGLFAFVSLARSSVASPGRIRLPGLDAGERYRVEPVLVGGVPHGADPAPWWEAGPLESTGAALAAIGVVMPALRPEQAVLLRAVRVDGAVADAVAEPGGAAA; encoded by the coding sequence ATGACACTGATCGAAGACTTCGGTCTGGTGATGCGCGCGGGCGGCGTCGCCCTCGTGCTCGACCTCGGCGAGAACGGGCTGCCCGCGGTCGTGCACTGGGGCGCCGACAGCGGTGCGCTCGACCCGTCGGCGTATCGAGCGCTGCTCGAGACCGGCGTGCTTCCGGTCGGCGCGAGCGAGGTCGACGTGCCCGTTCGGATCTCGATCCTCCCCGAGCACGCCCGCGGCTGGATGGGTCGCCCCGGCGTCAGCGGGTCGAGGGCCGGCGCCGCGTGGTCGCCGCTCTGGCGCGTGACCGGGGTGACGCTCGACGGTGTCCCGCTGGCCGGGGCATCCGCTCGAACCGTGGTGGACCACGGCTCTGGAACCCTCGTCGTGACCGCGGCCGACGCCGACGCCCGGCTGTCGCTCACCCTCACGGTGGAACTCAGCGAGGCCGGCATCGTGCGCACCCGCGCCGACCTGCAGAACCTCGGGGCGGAGGCCTACCAGCTCAACGACCTCATGCTCTGCCTGCCGACGCCGGCCATCGCGAGCGAGGTGCTCGACTTCGCCGGGCGCTGGGCGGGGGAGCGCGCGCCGCAACGTCGCACGCTGACGGTCGGCGCGCATCGGCGCGAGGGCCGCCGCGGCCGCACCGGGCTCGACGCGGCGACGATCCTCTCGGTGGGCACGCCGGGCTTCGGCTTCGCCCACGGCGAGGTCTGGGGCGTCCACACCGCGTGGTCGGGCAATCACGTGCACCAGGTCGAGCGGGTGCTGAGCGGCGAGCAACTGCTCGGCGGCGGCGAGCTCCTGCTGCCCGGCGAGGTGCGCCTCGCCCAGGGCGAGCACTACGAGAGCCCGTGGGTCTACGGCATCTACGGTGCCGGACTCGACGATGCGGCGAGACGCATGCATCGTCACCTCAGGGCACGCACGCAGCATCCGCGCTCACCGAGGCCGGTCACGCTCAACGTGTGGGAGGCGGTGTACTTCGACCACGACGAGGACACGCTCGTCGACCTCGCCGAGCGGGCGGCGGCGATCGGCATCGAACGCTTCGTGCTCGACGACGGATGGTTCGGCGCGCGTCGCAGCGATCGTGCGGGCCTCGGCGACTGGACCGTGTCGGCCGACGTCTGGCCGAACGGGCTGCATCCGCTCGTCGATCGCGTGCGCGACCTCGGCATGCGGTTCGGCCTCTGGTTCGAACCCGAGATGGTGAACCCGGACTCCGACCTCGCGCGGTCGCATCCCGAGTGGATCATGTCGACGGGCGGCAGGCTCCCGGTGGAGTCGCGCAACCAGCAGGTGCTGAACCTCGGCATCCCCGAGGCGTACGCCCACGTTCGCGACGCGATGTGCGCGATCCTCGCCGAGTACGACATCGCGTACATCAAGTGGGATCACAACCGCGACCTCGTGGATGCCGGCACGGCGCCGTTCGGCCGTGCCGGGGTCCACGAGCAGACGCTCGCGTTCTACCGACTCGTCGACGAGATCAAGTCCCGGTATCCCGGCCTCGAGATCGAGTCGTGCTCGTCGGGTGGCGGCCGGGTCGACCTCGGCGTCCTCGAGCGCACCGATCGCATCTGGGTCTCCGACAACAACGACCCCGTCGACCGCCAGCAGACCAATCGGTGGACGACGCAGCTGGTGCCGCCGGAGCTCATGGGGGCCCACATCGCGTCGGGCGCCTCGCACACGACGAACCGGCTTCACGCGCTCTCGTTCCGGGCCATCACCGCGCTGTTCGGCCACCTCGGCGTCGAATGGGACCTGCGTCAGGCGAGCGCGGCCGAACTCGCCGAGCTCGAGGCATGGATCCGGTTCCACAAGGAGCATCGCGAGCTGCTCCACAGCGGCGAGCTGGTGCGACTCGACCATCCCGACGCCTCGCTCGCGGTCAACGGCGTCGTCGCGGCCGACGGCTCGGCGGGCCTCTTCGCGTTCGTGTCGCTCGCGCGATCCTCGGTGGCGAGCCCCGGGCGCATCCGCCTGCCCGGACTCGACGCGGGCGAGCGCTACCGTGTCGAGCCCGTGCTCGTCGGCGGGGTGCCGCACGGGGCCGACCCCGCGCCGTGGTGGGAGGCCGGCCCACTCGAGTCGACCGGCGCGGCACTGGCCGCGATCGGCGTCGTGATGCCCGCGCTCCGGCCGGAGCAGGCGGTGCTGCTGCGCGCCGTGCGTGTCGACGGCGCCGTTGCCGACGCCGTCGCCGAGCCTGGAGGTGCCGCCGCGTGA
- a CDS encoding LacI family DNA-binding transcriptional regulator, producing the protein MDVAAHAGVSAQTVSRVANGQNNVRPTTRDKVLASMQALGYRPNSAARNLKSGRFRSIGFVTFNLATLGNERTLNAVAEASEAAGYTTTLLPVFDPTQLDVAGAFSRLEEQAVDGIILVMSAEVGPLDDRKFTAGLPLVIVDSDAKLPYTIVDTDQEQGAKLAMQHLLDLGHRDIAHVSGPESSFSSRRRTVTYVQTMADENLPARPVLVGDWSAASGLALGRELLASGPPPTAVFAGNDQMALGVMHAIKERGWSVPRDISVVGFDDSEEALVYWPSLTTIHQNFDKVGKSATSLLLSLIDGEPDTRQKVLVETRLVVRDSTGPVRRD; encoded by the coding sequence ATGGACGTCGCCGCGCACGCCGGCGTCTCCGCGCAGACCGTCTCGCGCGTGGCGAACGGCCAGAACAACGTGCGCCCCACGACCCGCGACAAGGTGCTCGCCTCGATGCAGGCGCTCGGCTACCGCCCGAACAGCGCGGCGCGGAACCTCAAGTCCGGCCGGTTCCGGAGCATCGGCTTCGTCACCTTCAACCTCGCGACGCTCGGCAACGAGCGCACGCTCAACGCGGTCGCCGAGGCATCCGAGGCCGCCGGCTACACGACGACCCTGCTGCCGGTCTTCGACCCGACGCAGCTCGACGTCGCCGGTGCGTTCAGCCGACTCGAGGAGCAGGCCGTCGACGGCATCATCCTCGTGATGTCCGCCGAGGTCGGCCCACTCGACGACCGGAAGTTCACGGCCGGGCTGCCGCTCGTCATCGTCGACTCCGATGCCAAGCTGCCGTACACGATCGTCGACACCGACCAGGAGCAGGGCGCGAAGCTCGCGATGCAGCACCTGCTCGACCTCGGCCACCGCGACATCGCGCACGTCTCCGGACCCGAGAGCTCGTTCTCGTCGCGGCGTCGCACCGTCACCTACGTGCAGACCATGGCCGACGAGAACCTCCCCGCACGCCCCGTGCTCGTGGGCGACTGGAGTGCCGCGTCCGGCCTCGCACTGGGGCGCGAGCTCCTCGCGAGCGGCCCCCCGCCGACCGCGGTCTTCGCGGGCAACGACCAGATGGCCCTCGGCGTCATGCATGCGATCAAGGAACGCGGATGGAGCGTGCCGCGGGACATCAGCGTGGTCGGGTTCGACGACTCCGAGGAGGCGCTGGTCTACTGGCCCTCGCTCACCACGATCCACCAGAACTTCGACAAGGTCGGCAAGAGTGCCACCTCCCTGCTGCTCTCGCTCATCGACGGCGAGCCCGACACCCGGCAGAAGGTCCTCGTCGAGACGCGACTCGTCGTCCGTGACAGCACCGGGCCCGTGCGACGCGACTGA